In bacterium, one genomic interval encodes:
- a CDS encoding efflux RND transporter permease subunit, with protein sequence MTLTQLAIKRPSAVAMFFLAIAVLGIMLYNRLPVDLLPTMNWPMVTVVTAWPGAGPKEVETMVSRPIEDAVVSLNKLKHIRSVNREHASIVMLEFDMSANADVVLQETQRVITTVRAQLPDDAEEPQLYKADVGAMPILRLAVSSKLSEPDLFTFVDEHVRPRLEQVDGVGQVVVTGAAEREIQISIDPERLATHGLSLAQLNGVLAADNLDVPAGKVYSASQDYTVRLNGKYATLDEIALTRVPLADGSAIYLRDVATITDTIKSNRSLTRLNEVSALGIQIVKQSQANSVRTSERVRSVLAKVEAEYGDLANIEVAQDITIFNRNSINEVQRNIAEALVTVALVLLVFLHSMRNSLIVLVAIPLSIVSTFISMKLFGMSVNLMTMMSLGMVIGVLVDDSIVVLENIHRWLKKGADPVTAAISGRNEIGLAAVSITLVDVVTFLPVAFVEGLVGNIFREFSLVFVTALLMSLLVSFTITPLLASRLNTAENIHGEKWMRGFARRFEAWFTSLEQSYRSVLRWSIGHRGIVIAIATVMMIGSVALIPMGFIGSDFVPPMDRGEFAVATKMPLGTTLAENSAVMGRIENYLMSHPEVKQILTTAGMQETEWGINENARLGSIQVQLKGRDERAQPTTATQAEIAQYCKDIPGLEIRISDIGLFGTANAAPIQYEVRGQNLDSVQVAADYAMSVLRNIPGARDVETSYELGSPELQIIVDRGRAAAAMLTPGQVAQSLRSAVNGDVISRFSTGELEVDIRSVLTPEFRTDPTMISEIEIQNAAGQMVRLGEVARIERMSGPSSITRKDRERLVTVSANVVGRSLGEVQGDFDIEMEKYTPPQGVGFFAYGDVENMRTMMTDMLQAIMLSILFVYMVLVVLYESYIYPFVVMFSVPVAIVGALVGLAVTGYTLSMFSMIGLLILMGLVTKNGILIVDYTNQMRARGMSVADALLEAGPRRLRPILMTTMTMVLGMLPLALALGEGSEMRAGMGVVIIGGLLSSLLLTLVLVPVMYTLLDRLSKKDWSAESAIAKTDSVPALG encoded by the coding sequence ATGACACTTACACAATTAGCAATCAAACGACCGAGTGCGGTAGCGATGTTCTTCCTGGCCATCGCCGTGCTTGGAATCATGCTGTATAATCGGCTGCCGGTTGACCTGTTGCCGACGATGAATTGGCCCATGGTCACGGTGGTCACCGCTTGGCCGGGCGCGGGACCGAAGGAAGTGGAGACGATGGTCTCCCGTCCGATTGAGGATGCCGTTGTTTCGCTGAACAAGCTTAAGCACATTCGGTCGGTCAATCGCGAGCACGCTTCGATTGTGATGCTTGAATTCGACATGTCCGCGAATGCCGACGTGGTCCTGCAAGAAACACAACGTGTCATCACGACGGTGCGGGCCCAGCTACCGGACGACGCGGAGGAGCCGCAACTCTATAAGGCCGATGTCGGCGCGATGCCGATCTTGCGCCTTGCCGTATCCAGCAAGCTGTCCGAACCGGATCTTTTCACGTTTGTTGACGAGCACGTTCGTCCGCGTTTGGAACAGGTGGACGGAGTGGGGCAGGTTGTCGTCACAGGCGCCGCCGAACGCGAAATTCAAATCTCGATTGACCCCGAGCGACTCGCCACACACGGTTTGTCGCTGGCGCAGCTCAACGGGGTGCTGGCCGCCGATAATCTCGATGTTCCAGCGGGCAAGGTCTATTCGGCCTCGCAGGATTACACCGTTCGCCTCAACGGGAAGTACGCGACGCTTGACGAAATCGCTCTGACACGAGTGCCACTCGCTGACGGTTCGGCCATCTATCTCCGCGACGTCGCGACGATCACGGACACGATAAAGTCCAATCGCTCCCTGACGCGCTTGAACGAGGTCAGCGCTCTGGGTATTCAGATCGTCAAGCAGTCACAAGCCAATAGCGTCCGCACGTCGGAGCGTGTGCGCAGCGTGCTGGCGAAAGTTGAGGCCGAGTATGGCGATCTCGCGAATATCGAGGTCGCTCAGGACATCACAATCTTCAATCGCAACTCGATCAACGAAGTCCAGCGCAACATCGCTGAGGCTCTGGTAACGGTCGCGTTAGTGCTGCTTGTCTTTCTCCACTCGATGCGCAATTCGTTGATTGTGCTGGTTGCGATTCCACTCTCAATCGTCTCCACGTTCATCTCGATGAAGCTCTTCGGCATGTCCGTCAACCTGATGACGATGATGTCGTTGGGCATGGTCATCGGCGTCCTGGTGGACGACTCGATTGTGGTCCTTGAGAATATCCACCGCTGGCTCAAAAAAGGCGCCGATCCGGTTACAGCCGCAATTAGCGGCCGAAACGAGATTGGCCTGGCCGCGGTGTCCATTACATTAGTGGACGTCGTGACATTCCTCCCCGTCGCGTTTGTCGAGGGACTCGTCGGAAACATCTTCCGAGAGTTCTCCCTTGTCTTTGTCACGGCCCTGCTTATGTCCCTGCTCGTGTCATTCACGATCACACCGCTGTTAGCAAGTCGCTTGAATACCGCGGAGAACATCCACGGTGAAAAGTGGATGCGCGGATTCGCGCGTCGCTTTGAAGCATGGTTCACGTCCTTGGAACAGAGCTACCGCAGCGTGCTGCGCTGGTCTATAGGACATCGCGGGATTGTCATTGCCATAGCGACGGTCATGATGATTGGATCCGTTGCGCTGATTCCCATGGGCTTCATCGGCAGCGACTTCGTGCCGCCGATGGACCGAGGCGAATTCGCGGTGGCCACCAAGATGCCGCTCGGGACGACGCTGGCAGAGAATAGCGCGGTTATGGGACGCATCGAGAACTACCTCATGTCGCATCCGGAAGTGAAACAAATCCTCACAACGGCCGGAATGCAAGAGACTGAGTGGGGCATCAATGAGAACGCGCGCCTGGGCAGCATTCAAGTCCAACTCAAAGGCCGCGATGAACGCGCGCAGCCTACAACTGCGACGCAAGCTGAGATCGCACAGTACTGCAAGGACATTCCGGGTCTTGAAATTCGCATCAGCGACATTGGACTCTTTGGAACGGCGAATGCCGCGCCGATTCAGTACGAAGTGCGTGGGCAGAACCTCGATAGCGTGCAGGTTGCCGCTGATTACGCGATGTCCGTATTGCGCAATATCCCCGGTGCCCGCGACGTAGAGACAAGCTATGAACTCGGATCACCTGAATTGCAGATCATTGTGGACCGAGGGCGCGCCGCCGCGGCGATGTTGACGCCCGGCCAGGTTGCCCAGTCACTGCGCAGCGCGGTGAACGGTGATGTGATCTCACGTTTCAGCACGGGCGAGCTGGAAGTGGACATTCGCTCGGTGTTGACGCCGGAATTCCGCACTGACCCCACGATGATCAGCGAAATCGAGATTCAGAACGCGGCGGGTCAGATGGTCAGACTTGGCGAAGTCGCGCGCATTGAGCGTATGAGCGGTCCGTCCTCGATCACGCGCAAGGACCGCGAGCGTCTCGTAACAGTCTCCGCCAACGTAGTGGGGCGGTCGCTCGGCGAGGTGCAAGGCGACTTTGATATAGAAATGGAAAAGTACACGCCGCCGCAGGGCGTCGGCTTCTTCGCCTATGGTGACGTGGAAAACATGCGGACGATGATGACTGACATGTTGCAGGCGATCATGCTGTCAATTCTGTTCGTTTATATGGTGTTGGTCGTGCTCTACGAGAGTTACATCTACCCCTTTGTGGTGATGTTCTCCGTGCCCGTAGCGATTGTCGGCGCCCTGGTCGGTTTGGCGGTGACGGGCTACACGCTCTCGATGTTCTCGATGATCGGATTGCTGATCCTGATGGGACTTGTCACCAAGAACGGCATTCTGATTGTGGACTATACGAATCAAATGCGCGCCCG
- a CDS encoding efflux RND transporter periplasmic adaptor subunit, with the protein MSKTRIITLSAAVLIVTALFANNAIQSNAEPTQDAYKRIVPVSGFVLAPAPFVQMIMETGTLTGRRESVLSAEVGGQVERILVDVGDNVRAGQPLLQLDDRILELESERALVALEKARLDFDRVEKLEHEGSISQSDYEGARLNLKGAEVQYEFAKKTYEDATVRAPFAGTIARKMTEIGQMVDRGQPVLYIVDNEQLKLELAVDESRIASIQVGAPVVIFVEALNDSFPAEVSAVGARATNGSRTFPVEVKLAAADGIKAGMFARAFVFAGVDSTSLLVPRAATLPDVGRTVVFLARGDKAEKRAVTVLGMSGDQVAVDGVAAGDTVIVTGNQLLSQGSHLALSLK; encoded by the coding sequence ATGAGTAAGACACGCATTATCACACTATCGGCGGCGGTGCTGATTGTCACGGCACTGTTTGCCAACAACGCCATTCAAAGCAACGCCGAGCCAACGCAGGATGCGTATAAGCGCATCGTGCCGGTCAGCGGTTTTGTTCTCGCCCCCGCGCCGTTTGTTCAGATGATCATGGAAACCGGCACTCTAACGGGTCGGCGCGAGTCCGTGCTCTCGGCCGAGGTCGGAGGACAAGTCGAGCGGATTCTGGTTGACGTCGGCGACAACGTACGTGCCGGTCAGCCGCTCTTGCAGCTCGATGACCGCATTCTCGAATTAGAGTCCGAACGCGCCTTGGTAGCGTTAGAGAAAGCGCGATTGGATTTTGACCGCGTTGAGAAGCTCGAACACGAAGGCAGTATCTCGCAATCGGATTACGAAGGCGCGCGCCTGAATTTGAAAGGCGCTGAAGTGCAATACGAATTCGCCAAGAAGACGTATGAAGATGCGACAGTACGCGCACCGTTTGCCGGAACGATTGCCCGCAAGATGACTGAAATCGGTCAGATGGTGGATCGCGGTCAACCCGTTCTGTACATTGTGGACAATGAACAGCTAAAACTCGAACTGGCGGTTGACGAGTCCCGCATCGCTTCCATTCAGGTCGGCGCGCCTGTGGTGATCTTTGTCGAAGCATTGAACGACTCATTTCCTGCCGAGGTCAGCGCTGTTGGAGCGCGGGCCACAAACGGATCGCGCACGTTCCCGGTTGAAGTGAAGCTCGCCGCGGCAGATGGCATAAAAGCCGGCATGTTTGCACGAGCGTTCGTGTTCGCCGGCGTGGACTCGACCAGCCTGCTCGTTCCGCGTGCGGCGACCCTCCCGGATGTTGGCCGCACAGTGGTATTTCTGGCCCGCGGTGACAAAGCCGAGAAGCGCGCCGTGACGGTTCTGGGAATGAGTGGCGATCAAGTTGCCGTGGACGGCGTCGCAGCCGGTGATACGGTGATTGTCACGGGCAATCAGTTGCTGTCGCAGGGCTCGCATCTCGCGCTCAGCTTGAAATAG
- a CDS encoding TetR/AcrR family transcriptional regulator: MTTHELKDQRVLQILEAATELFAKHGFDRTSVDEIAKKAGLSKGAIYWYFPSKEKILVALAEQYEASDQQAVVSMASENQLGGKALWMAHRHLFESRAQNPFTDQLLHELISMSVKYPEIGEALDRNHQRWCEVIVELLEGGVERGDFKPFDTRMLSEAIAMLYRGSCTMKYDDPHRAVEVIEYATKLFYNAVTLTAAEDINKTKEAVA, from the coding sequence ATGACTACCCACGAACTCAAGGACCAGCGCGTCCTCCAGATCCTCGAAGCCGCGACCGAGCTGTTTGCCAAGCACGGCTTTGACCGTACCTCCGTAGATGAAATTGCCAAGAAAGCGGGCCTGTCGAAAGGTGCGATCTACTGGTATTTTCCATCAAAGGAGAAGATTCTCGTTGCCCTGGCCGAGCAATACGAAGCCAGCGATCAACAAGCCGTGGTCTCGATGGCCAGCGAGAATCAATTGGGCGGCAAAGCCCTTTGGATGGCCCACCGCCACCTGTTTGAATCGCGCGCGCAAAATCCGTTCACAGACCAGCTGCTGCACGAACTGATCAGCATGTCCGTAAAGTACCCCGAGATCGGCGAGGCGCTTGACCGGAATCATCAGCGCTGGTGTGAAGTTATCGTAGAACTTCTCGAAGGCGGTGTTGAGCGCGGAGATTTCAAGCCCTTTGACACGCGGATGCTGTCTGAAGCGATTGCCATGCTCTATCGCGGCAGCTGCACCATGAAATACGACGACCCGCATCGCGCCGTGGAAGTCATCGAATATGCGACGAAGCTCTTCTACAATGCGGTTACCCTCACAGCCGCCGAAGACATCAACAAAACCAAAGAGGCTGTAGCGTGA
- a CDS encoding TolC family protein, with product MKTLSLIILLALPTLFASALTLDEAIALAKQRSLAQQPPRIEQQRTRGQLFEAWSNALPQIEGNIGYQRALRKGKIFFPNPDTGELTPFELDQNNAVQAGVTLNQPLLTFGRVSAGVRGADAAMKATQHAVVQQDRQTELDVMQRFWTVLMLRDVVAARELSLTVSDSSLLRAQRMRDVGLMSDYDVLRVRVQAQNQRPLLDRARSDLQIAELGLKEYLGVPLDTTVTVDGTLATFAVTADLAPEAADFGAREDLSSLREYAHARQHVYTIYSNARWPVLGGQLRYAWQWQDNDWEMNPRNENSAWYAGLSLNVPIWSSGAISGKAMQARADWNHAQWTLAQAERGARLQLESARNDFTTATANEEAATLAVELAEQARRIAQTKFGQGQITTLELDAAQLDELTARVSLADATYRRLLASAQLRIAQGRAPYTN from the coding sequence GTGAAAACTCTGTCGCTGATTATCCTGTTGGCCCTGCCGACGTTATTTGCCAGCGCCCTGACTCTGGATGAAGCAATCGCGCTCGCCAAGCAACGCTCGCTGGCCCAGCAACCGCCGCGCATCGAGCAACAGCGTACTCGCGGCCAGCTTTTCGAAGCGTGGTCGAACGCACTGCCGCAGATTGAAGGCAATATCGGTTATCAACGCGCGCTGCGCAAGGGGAAGATCTTCTTCCCGAATCCGGACACGGGGGAACTGACGCCCTTTGAATTGGACCAGAACAATGCGGTGCAGGCCGGTGTTACTCTGAACCAACCACTCTTGACATTCGGACGGGTGTCGGCCGGTGTGCGCGGCGCCGACGCCGCCATGAAAGCCACGCAGCACGCCGTCGTGCAGCAAGACCGGCAGACCGAGTTGGACGTGATGCAGCGCTTCTGGACGGTGTTAATGCTGCGCGATGTCGTAGCGGCGCGAGAACTTAGTCTGACCGTCAGTGACAGCTCGCTTCTGCGTGCACAACGTATGCGTGACGTCGGCCTGATGAGCGACTATGACGTCCTGCGCGTCCGCGTGCAAGCACAGAACCAGCGACCGCTGCTCGATCGTGCCCGCAGCGACCTGCAAATCGCCGAACTTGGATTGAAAGAATATCTTGGCGTGCCGCTGGACACGACGGTGACCGTGGACGGGACGTTGGCGACGTTTGCAGTCACGGCCGATCTGGCACCGGAAGCCGCGGACTTTGGTGCGCGGGAAGACCTGTCCTCACTGCGGGAATACGCGCATGCTCGTCAGCACGTCTACACGATCTACAGCAATGCGCGCTGGCCGGTGCTGGGCGGGCAACTGCGTTACGCGTGGCAGTGGCAAGACAATGATTGGGAAATGAATCCGCGCAATGAGAACTCCGCGTGGTACGCCGGGCTGTCACTGAATGTCCCGATCTGGTCGAGCGGTGCGATCAGCGGGAAGGCCATGCAAGCCCGGGCGGATTGGAATCACGCGCAATGGACATTAGCGCAGGCCGAACGCGGCGCACGCCTTCAGCTCGAATCGGCGCGCAACGATTTTACGACCGCAACGGCAAACGAAGAAGCGGCGACGTTGGCGGTGGAATTGGCGGAACAGGCACGCCGCATTGCTCAGACAAAATTTGGTCAAGGTCAGATTACAACGCTGGAGCTTGACGCCGCGCAACTCGATGAACTGACGGCGCGTGTCTCCCTGGCCGACGCCACCTACCGCCGCCTGCTGGCCAGTGCACAACTGCGCATAGCGCAAGGCCGCGCACCCTATACGAACTGA